In Rubrobacter radiotolerans DSM 5868, a genomic segment contains:
- a CDS encoding coiled-coil domain-containing protein: protein MIAGAVALLVSFPVGAQQEEEVPENGPVQGPAQAAVVTQEEVEEARQQLSGIQEEVGVAYTDYTDALGELESLNAEISSTSDELIAAEARLVEAQNNLDGTASKVYRSGNMGFMDVLVGVESFSDFVARLQLWLKILTHQQAEVKEVEEIRNALAAEQQRLEEQRQSRSDAVEEAAARRSDAAALEMEATSYLNSLNSELRAAVEAQLFTQQQAAEEQERILAAREAELAASIQAQAEEAARKAAERQAAAEEAAAAQQAAEEEAARQAELAEQEAERRAAELAEEAEAARAAAEEEAARQAEIAAQERAAAEQAEQEEAARQARIAAEEAAAAQQAAEEEAARQAELAEQEAARQAEIAAQEQAAAERAAQEEAERQAQIAAQEQAAAEAAAAQAAAEEEAARQAELAEQQAIAEQQAAEQAAAEEQAAQQEQYNQNSGVTTPVGGTAPADGTTTGGTTTTGGTTTGGTTTTDGTQTGGTTTTGGTQTGGTQTGGTTPTGGTQTGGNLTGSGASASGNWQPHVASVANTVSQMFGVPATTYPGHSPSEDLAIDFMTYENTALGQQIADHLAANADGYGISYIMWNDQFFSTFPNYRGGAYSWVNWGDGQHYDHVHVSFCSSGQSGSYC from the coding sequence TTGATAGCAGGGGCGGTCGCGCTCCTCGTCAGCTTCCCGGTCGGGGCTCAGCAGGAAGAGGAAGTCCCGGAGAACGGTCCCGTGCAGGGGCCGGCGCAGGCCGCGGTGGTTACGCAGGAAGAGGTCGAGGAGGCCCGGCAGCAGCTCTCCGGCATCCAGGAAGAGGTGGGTGTCGCGTACACGGACTACACCGACGCGCTCGGGGAGCTTGAGTCGCTGAACGCGGAGATCTCCTCCACGAGCGATGAGCTGATCGCCGCCGAGGCCCGGCTGGTCGAGGCCCAGAACAACCTTGACGGGACGGCGAGCAAGGTCTACCGGAGCGGCAACATGGGCTTCATGGACGTCCTTGTCGGGGTCGAGAGCTTCTCTGATTTCGTCGCCCGGCTTCAGCTGTGGCTGAAGATCCTCACCCACCAGCAGGCCGAGGTGAAGGAGGTCGAGGAGATCCGCAATGCCCTCGCCGCCGAGCAGCAGCGCCTTGAGGAGCAGCGTCAGAGCCGCTCGGACGCCGTCGAGGAGGCCGCCGCCCGGCGCTCGGACGCCGCCGCCCTTGAGATGGAGGCGACGAGCTACCTGAACTCTCTTAACAGCGAGCTGAGGGCCGCCGTCGAGGCGCAGCTCTTCACCCAGCAGCAGGCCGCCGAGGAGCAGGAGCGCATCCTCGCCGCCCGCGAGGCCGAGCTTGCGGCCTCGATTCAGGCTCAGGCCGAGGAGGCCGCCCGCAAGGCCGCCGAGCGTCAGGCCGCCGCCGAGGAGGCCGCGGCCGCTCAGCAGGCCGCCGAGGAGGAGGCTGCCCGTCAGGCCGAGCTCGCCGAGCAGGAGGCCGAGCGTCGGGCGGCAGAGCTTGCCGAAGAGGCAGAGGCCGCCCGGGCCGCCGCCGAGGAGGAGGCCGCCCGTCAGGCGGAGATCGCCGCTCAGGAGCGCGCCGCCGCCGAGCAGGCCGAGCAGGAGGAGGCCGCTCGTCAGGCCCGGATAGCCGCCGAGGAGGCCGCGGCTGCCCAGCAGGCCGCCGAGGAGGAAGCCGCTCGTCAGGCCGAGCTCGCCGAGCAGGAGGCCGCTCGCCAGGCCGAGATAGCGGCGCAGGAGCAGGCCGCAGCGGAGCGGGCGGCCCAGGAAGAGGCCGAGCGTCAGGCGCAGATCGCCGCCCAGGAGCAGGCCGCAGCCGAGGCCGCAGCCGCGCAGGCCGCAGCGGAGGAAGAGGCCGCGCGTCAGGCCGAGCTCGCCGAGCAGCAGGCCATCGCCGAGCAGCAGGCCGCAGAGCAGGCCGCCGCTGAGGAGCAGGCCGCCCAGCAGGAGCAGTACAACCAGAACAGCGGCGTCACGACCCCGGTTGGCGGTACGGCCCCTGCCGACGGTACGACTACCGGTGGCACGACCACGACCGGCGGCACGACTACCGGTGGTACGACTACTACCGATGGCACGCAGACCGGCGGTACGACCACGACCGGTGGTACGCAGACGGGTGGTACGCAGACCGGCGGCACGACCCCGACCGGCGGTACGCAGACGGGCGGGAACCTCACCGGGAGCGGTGCTAGCGCGAGCGGCAACTGGCAGCCGCACGTTGCTTCGGTGGCGAACACGGTCTCGCAGATGTTCGGGGTTCCGGCGACGACGTACCCGGGACACTCCCCGTCGGAGGACCTTGCGATCGACTTCATGACCTACGAGAACACCGCGCTCGGGCAGCAGATCGCCGACCACCTCGCCGCCAACGCGGACGGGTACGGGATCAGCTACATCATGTGGAACGACCAGTTCTTCTCGACCTTCCCGAACTACCGGGGTGGGGCCTACTCCTGGGTAAACTGGGGCGACGGCCAGCACTACGATCACGTACACGTCTCCTTCTGCTCCAGCGGTCAGAGCGGTTCCTACTGCTAG
- a CDS encoding metal ABC transporter permease, whose amino-acid sequence MSADFIVVVTALLVVVPCALLGTFLVLRQMAMMGDAISHAVLPGIVFAFFLSESLGPVTSVVGAAVFGLLTAFLVEGLRNTGRVKEDSSIGIVFTALFALGVFLISRFASSVHLDLQHVLYGEIAFSPLNSLVLGGVNLGPRSFWTLGAVTLLVIAFVLLLYKELKISTFDAGLAAAVGLSPVLVHYGLMAVVSVTVVGAFDSVGAILVVAFLIAPPATAYLLTERLSRMMALAVLVGAASAVSGYYIAYAFDVSISGTMASMTGLFFVLALLFSPSHGLVAAALRRRRNGRTFARDLLVSRLSTSDGTLRNKDESTLLRELGWDRARFGSALEDALDHGLVVASQTGELAVTEKGREAARARERTLA is encoded by the coding sequence TTGAGCGCGGACTTTATCGTTGTCGTTACGGCGCTGCTCGTCGTCGTACCGTGCGCCCTCCTCGGGACGTTCCTTGTTCTCAGGCAGATGGCGATGATGGGCGACGCGATAAGCCACGCGGTCCTGCCGGGGATCGTCTTCGCCTTCTTTCTCTCGGAGTCGCTCGGGCCGGTAACGTCGGTTGTCGGGGCGGCGGTGTTCGGGCTGCTCACGGCCTTTCTAGTCGAGGGGCTCAGGAACACGGGCCGGGTAAAGGAAGACTCCTCGATCGGGATCGTCTTTACCGCGCTCTTCGCGCTCGGGGTGTTCCTGATCTCCCGCTTCGCCTCAAGCGTCCACCTCGACCTGCAGCACGTCCTCTACGGAGAGATCGCCTTCAGCCCCCTGAACTCTCTTGTTCTCGGCGGCGTGAACCTCGGGCCGCGCTCTTTCTGGACGCTCGGGGCGGTCACGCTCCTCGTCATTGCGTTCGTCCTGCTCCTCTACAAGGAACTGAAGATCTCGACCTTCGACGCGGGTCTCGCCGCCGCCGTCGGCCTCTCTCCGGTCCTTGTCCACTACGGGCTCATGGCGGTTGTCTCCGTAACGGTCGTCGGGGCCTTCGACTCGGTCGGGGCGATCCTCGTCGTAGCCTTCCTTATAGCTCCTCCCGCAACCGCCTACCTCCTCACCGAGCGGCTCTCGCGGATGATGGCCCTTGCCGTCCTTGTCGGCGCGGCCTCGGCGGTCTCGGGCTACTACATCGCCTACGCTTTCGATGTCTCGATCTCCGGCACGATGGCCTCGATGACGGGTCTCTTCTTCGTTCTCGCCTTGCTCTTCTCCCCCTCGCACGGGCTCGTCGCAGCCGCTCTCCGGCGGCGTCGCAACGGCCGGACCTTCGCCCGCGACCTCCTGGTCTCCCGCCTCTCAACGTCGGACGGGACGCTCCGCAACAAAGACGAGTCCACCCTCCTGCGCGAGCTCGGCTGGGACCGCGCTCGCTTCGGGAGCGCTCTCGAAGACGCCCTCGATCATGGCCTCGTCGTCGCTTCGCAGACGGGTGAACTCGCCGTTACCGAGAAGGGCCGCGAGGCCGCCCGCGCCCGGGAGAGGACCCTCGCCTGA
- a CDS encoding metal ABC transporter permease, with amino-acid sequence MQLLLDLFTDYTLRNVALGTAILGVVSGVLGCFAILRRQGLFGDALAHATLPGVCLAFIVSGARDPLVLLLGAAVTAGLGALFILAVTDGTRIKQDAALGLVLSVFFGVGTVLLTLIAGSGNASQSGIDRFIFGQAATIIRDDVVVMGVLGAVALFVVALLFKEFKLISFDPAFAASLGYPVGRLGVLLTALIVVAIVIGIQTVGVILMAAMLITPAAAARQWTDRLSAMVLVSGLFGALSGVAGALVSASGAGLPTGPIVVLVATGIFVFSLVFGTRHGFLPSRLREAKNRRAALGGGESP; translated from the coding sequence GTGCAGCTCCTCCTCGACCTCTTCACCGACTACACCCTGAGGAACGTCGCGCTCGGGACGGCGATTCTCGGGGTGGTGAGCGGCGTTCTCGGGTGCTTCGCTATCCTTCGCCGCCAGGGGCTCTTCGGGGACGCCCTGGCGCACGCGACGCTCCCGGGGGTCTGCCTGGCGTTTATCGTGTCGGGCGCGCGCGACCCGCTCGTGCTGCTCCTCGGGGCGGCGGTAACGGCCGGGCTCGGGGCGCTCTTTATTCTTGCCGTCACCGACGGGACGCGCATAAAGCAGGACGCCGCGCTCGGGCTCGTCCTCTCGGTCTTTTTCGGGGTCGGGACGGTCCTTCTGACCCTCATCGCCGGCTCCGGGAACGCCTCCCAGAGCGGCATAGACCGCTTTATCTTCGGACAGGCCGCCACGATAATCCGCGACGACGTCGTGGTGATGGGCGTTCTCGGGGCGGTCGCGCTCTTCGTGGTGGCGCTGCTGTTCAAGGAGTTCAAGCTGATCTCCTTCGACCCCGCCTTCGCCGCGAGCCTCGGCTATCCGGTCGGGCGACTCGGGGTCTTGCTCACGGCGCTTATCGTCGTCGCCATCGTTATCGGGATCCAGACGGTGGGCGTGATCCTCATGGCCGCCATGCTCATCACCCCGGCGGCCGCCGCGAGGCAATGGACCGACCGGCTCTCGGCGATGGTCCTTGTCTCAGGGCTTTTCGGCGCTCTGAGCGGGGTCGCAGGGGCGCTCGTGAGCGCCTCGGGCGCGGGGCTCCCGACCGGCCCAATCGTCGTCCTCGTCGCGACCGGGATCTTTGTCTTCTCTCTCGTCTTCGGCACGCGGCACGGCTTCCTCCCGAGCCGCCTTAGGGAGGCGAAAAACCGCCGGGCCGCCCTCGGCGGGGGTGAGTCGCCTTGA
- a CDS encoding metal ABC transporter ATP-binding protein: MKPLEMKERKETPAPEYREPPLSVRGLTVAYREKPVLWDVSFDVPEGQLVAVVGPNGAGKTTLLKVVMELMEPAAGRTLVYGKPFREVRQRVGYVPQRGSVDWDFPTSALDVVMMGLYGRLGWFRRPGKKERERALECLEKLGLAAYAGRQISQLSGGQQQRVFLARALAQDADLYLTDEPFAAVDYSTERAIVELLRELRGRGKTVLVVHHDLGTVPEYFDRVVILNRTLIAEGPVGEVFTRENLSTAYGGNVSYLGGNAGS; encoded by the coding sequence ATGAAACCTCTGGAGATGAAGGAGCGAAAAGAGACTCCAGCACCCGAGTACCGGGAGCCGCCGCTCTCGGTGCGCGGCCTGACGGTCGCCTACCGGGAGAAGCCCGTCCTCTGGGACGTGAGCTTCGACGTGCCGGAGGGGCAGCTCGTCGCCGTTGTCGGGCCGAACGGGGCGGGGAAGACGACGCTGCTCAAGGTGGTTATGGAGCTGATGGAGCCCGCCGCCGGGAGAACGCTCGTCTACGGCAAACCCTTCCGGGAGGTCCGCCAGAGGGTCGGCTACGTCCCGCAGCGCGGGAGCGTCGACTGGGACTTCCCGACGAGCGCCCTCGACGTCGTGATGATGGGGCTCTACGGGAGGCTCGGTTGGTTCAGGAGGCCCGGAAAAAAGGAGCGCGAGCGGGCGCTTGAGTGTCTGGAGAAGCTCGGGCTCGCAGCGTATGCGGGGAGGCAGATCTCCCAGCTCTCCGGCGGTCAGCAGCAGCGGGTCTTTCTTGCCCGCGCGCTCGCCCAGGATGCCGACCTCTACCTCACCGACGAGCCCTTCGCCGCCGTCGACTACAGCACCGAACGCGCGATCGTCGAGCTTCTCAGGGAGCTGCGGGGTCGGGGAAAGACCGTTCTCGTCGTCCACCACGACCTCGGGACCGTCCCGGAGTACTTCGATCGGGTCGTGATCCTCAACCGTACCCTTATCGCCGAGGGGCCGGTCGGGGAGGTCTTTACCCGGGAGAACCTCTCCACCGCCTACGGCGGAAACGTCTCCTACCTCGGCGGGAACGCCGGAAGCTAG
- a CDS encoding metal ABC transporter solute-binding protein, Zn/Mn family, with amino-acid sequence MCGIRVVVAAFAATVLAVGCGGAGAQSETVEGKIQATTTTTHVTDLVRSVGGDEVEVTALMGPGVDPHLYEASQGDISALRDADVVFYHGMFLEGRLAEILERVEQQNPAVQVTEGLPEARLLASEDYEGQADPHVWFDPELWEMTVDPVVEQLSELKPESAEVFERNGEAYREEIRASDAYVRERIEEIPEENRVLVTAHDAFGYFGETYGVEVRALQGISTESEAGAGDVRALAEELARDRVPALFTESSIPQRNIEAVQAAAQDRGWDLRIGGELYADAMGDPETEAGTYPGMMRANADTMAEALG; translated from the coding sequence TTGTGTGGGATCAGGGTTGTGGTTGCGGCGTTTGCGGCCACGGTTCTAGCCGTTGGTTGCGGCGGGGCCGGGGCCCAGAGCGAGACGGTCGAGGGGAAGATCCAGGCAACGACGACCACGACGCACGTTACGGACCTTGTCCGGAGCGTCGGGGGAGACGAGGTAGAGGTTACGGCGCTTATGGGGCCGGGAGTGGACCCGCACCTCTACGAGGCGAGCCAGGGCGACATAAGCGCGCTGCGGGACGCCGACGTCGTCTTTTACCACGGCATGTTCCTTGAGGGGCGGCTGGCCGAGATCCTTGAGCGCGTCGAGCAGCAGAACCCGGCCGTGCAGGTAACGGAGGGACTTCCGGAGGCGAGGCTTCTGGCCTCCGAGGACTACGAGGGGCAGGCAGATCCGCACGTCTGGTTCGACCCGGAGCTTTGGGAGATGACGGTGGACCCGGTCGTCGAGCAGCTTTCAGAGCTCAAGCCCGAGTCCGCCGAGGTCTTCGAGCGGAACGGCGAGGCGTACCGGGAAGAGATCCGCGCCTCAGACGCCTACGTCCGGGAGCGGATAGAGGAGATCCCCGAAGAGAACCGCGTTCTCGTTACGGCGCACGACGCCTTCGGGTACTTCGGCGAGACCTACGGCGTCGAGGTTCGGGCGCTTCAGGGGATCTCGACCGAGTCCGAGGCAGGGGCCGGGGACGTCCGGGCGCTCGCCGAGGAGCTCGCCAGGGACCGGGTGCCCGCGCTCTTCACCGAGTCGAGCATCCCGCAGAGAAACATCGAGGCCGTGCAGGCCGCCGCGCAGGACCGGGGCTGGGACCTCCGCATCGGGGGCGAGCTCTACGCCGACGCGATGGGCGACCCGGAGACCGAGGCCGGGACATACCCCGGCATGATGCGCGCCAACGCCGACACGATGGCCGAGGCGCTCGGATGA
- a CDS encoding metal-dependent transcriptional regulator, translating into MSEFARTAPLSVSTGDYIKAIWHLSGEGAASTKEISTQLSVAPASVTNMLGRLQEMGFVVYERYHGASLTERGREEALRLVRRHRLIETFLLEHLGYTWREVHEEAERLEHAVSDTFTERLAEFLGHPEHDPHGDPIPTREGILAPDDSLPLSEVEGGRRVRIFKVSDESDGMLDYLGERDLVPGRTLLIEEYRKVDDVVVARDSEGKLHHLGGPLARSVFVQKLP; encoded by the coding sequence ATGAGTGAGTTTGCACGGACAGCGCCGCTCTCCGTTTCGACGGGGGACTACATAAAGGCGATCTGGCACCTCTCCGGGGAGGGAGCGGCCTCAACGAAGGAGATCTCGACTCAGCTCTCGGTAGCTCCGGCGTCGGTGACGAACATGCTCGGTCGGTTGCAGGAGATGGGCTTCGTGGTGTACGAGCGGTATCACGGGGCGTCCCTGACGGAGCGGGGCCGGGAGGAGGCCCTGCGGCTCGTGAGGCGGCACCGGCTGATCGAGACCTTCCTTCTAGAGCACCTCGGGTACACCTGGCGGGAGGTCCACGAGGAGGCCGAGCGCCTGGAGCACGCCGTCTCGGACACCTTCACCGAGCGACTCGCGGAGTTTCTCGGACACCCCGAGCACGACCCGCACGGGGACCCGATCCCGACCCGCGAAGGCATCCTCGCGCCGGACGACTCGCTGCCTTTGAGCGAGGTCGAGGGCGGTCGGCGCGTGCGCATCTTCAAGGTCAGCGACGAGAGCGACGGGATGCTCGACTACCTCGGCGAGCGGGACCTCGTGCCGGGGCGCACACTCCTTATCGAGGAGTACAGGAAGGTCGACGACGTCGTTGTAGCCCGGGACTCCGAGGGCAAGCTCCACCACCTCGGCGGTCCCCTCGCCCGCTCGGTCTTTGTCCAGAAGCTCCCCTGA
- a CDS encoding 2-hydroxyacid dehydrogenase: MSAKVLVTREIPAAGMTLLEGYDVAVLGEGVPGREELLEAASGAAAILSTLTETVDAELLDAAGSGLKVVANLAVGYDNVDVEAATERGVVVTNTPGVLDETTADTAFMLLLAAARRLGEGERLVRSGEWEAWGPKQLTGPDVYGKRLGIVGFGRIGQAVARRARGFGMSVLYHARSRKPEAERELDARRMSLDDLLRESDFVSLHTPLTSETEGLIGAREFGLMKREAVLVNTARGPVVDEAALAEALASGEIFAAGLDVYEREPEVHPKLLELENVVLAPHIGSASIETRDRMARLAAENLVAVLEGREPPNRVNR, from the coding sequence ATGTCTGCAAAGGTCCTTGTTACGCGGGAGATCCCGGCCGCCGGGATGACGCTCCTCGAAGGCTACGACGTCGCCGTTTTGGGCGAGGGGGTGCCGGGACGGGAGGAGTTGCTTGAGGCTGCGAGCGGCGCGGCGGCGATCCTCTCGACCCTCACCGAGACGGTGGACGCGGAGCTTCTCGACGCGGCCGGGAGCGGCCTGAAGGTCGTTGCGAACCTCGCTGTCGGCTACGACAACGTGGACGTGGAGGCGGCAACGGAGCGGGGGGTAGTCGTCACGAACACGCCCGGCGTGCTTGACGAGACGACCGCCGACACGGCGTTCATGCTCCTGCTCGCGGCGGCCCGCAGGCTCGGGGAGGGGGAACGGCTCGTGCGTTCGGGAGAGTGGGAGGCGTGGGGTCCGAAGCAGCTCACGGGTCCGGACGTCTACGGCAAGCGGCTCGGGATCGTCGGCTTCGGGAGGATCGGTCAGGCCGTCGCGAGACGCGCCAGAGGCTTCGGGATGAGCGTTCTCTACCACGCTCGCTCAAGGAAGCCAGAGGCCGAGCGGGAGCTGGACGCGCGGCGGATGAGCCTCGACGACCTCCTCCGGGAGAGCGACTTCGTGAGCCTCCACACCCCGCTCACCTCCGAAACCGAGGGGCTGATCGGCGCCCGGGAGTTCGGCCTCATGAAGCGGGAGGCGGTCCTTGTGAATACCGCCCGCGGTCCGGTCGTGGACGAGGCGGCGCTTGCGGAGGCGCTGGCTTCGGGGGAGATCTTCGCCGCCGGGCTCGACGTCTACGAGCGGGAGCCGGAGGTACACCCGAAGCTCCTCGAACTGGAAAACGTCGTTCTCGCGCCGCACATCGGGAGCGCCTCCATCGAGACGAGGGACCGCATGGCTCGTCTCGCCGCCGAGAACCTCGTAGCAGTCCTTGAGGGCAGGGAGCCGCCGAACCGCGTGAACCGCTAG
- a CDS encoding aconitate hydratase, translating to MSDNNAFDARQTLSAGGGEYTYYSLKKLDEAVDSDVFSLPFSIRTILESLLRNCGGKFVDEEAVRSLAAWPENVGEELAYLPARVVMQDFTGVPAIVDLAAMRSAMAAVGGDPAKINPLVPTDLVIDHSVQVDAFGNGMALQINAEREFERNRERYEFLKWGQQAFDNFSVVPPATGIIHQVNLEYLAKGVWIKDGVVMPDTLVGTDSHTTMINGLGVLGWGVGGIEAEAVTLGQPYYMLQPEVIGFKLTGALNEGVTATDLVLTVTQMLRKKGVVGKFVEFYGEGLSQLSLPDRATIGNMSPEFGSTCAFFPFDSETVRYLRGTGRDEELCELLETYAKEQGLWRTDETPDPRFTETLELDLDTVESSLAGPRRPQDRISLGQMQSSFRKALAEMTGIDYNGEAKLNGHSRHDVESMVASDTPADTAAATGEGDPDPTAGEIGDGPEAEIDDSSVTVTLDGEEAYIKHGSAVIAAITSCTNTSNPSVMLAAGILAKKAVERGLSVQPHVKTSLAPGSKVVTEYLNTAGLMPYLEELKFNVVGYGCTTCIGNSGPLPEAVSEAVNENDLVVASVLSGNRNFEGRINPDVKANYLASPPLVVAYALAGSVDVDLEHEPLGYDSEGEPVYLKDIWPTQREVAEQLDAALDPEVYKEQYADVYTGNEQWNEVSVPEGDLYEWDPDSTYIQEPAFFKDLSPEPEPLRDIEDARVLVKVGDSITTDHISPAGAIPSKMPAGQYLLEKGVDSRDFNSYGSRRGNHEVMVRGTFANIRLKNQLVDKEGGYTRHFENPEDTEGTETTIYEAAMQYAEDGVPLVVLGGKEYGSGSSRDWAAKGSFLLGIKAVIAESFERIHRSNLIGMGVLPVQYADGENAESLGLDGTESFTIRGLEDLSPGKELTVEVNGGEKEFKVVARVDSPVEVEYLRNGGILQTVLRELLKEDR from the coding sequence ATGTCGGACAACAACGCTTTCGACGCAAGGCAGACCTTGAGCGCGGGCGGCGGGGAGTACACGTATTACAGCCTGAAGAAGCTCGACGAGGCGGTTGACTCGGACGTGTTCAGCCTGCCGTTCTCTATAAGGACGATCCTCGAGTCGCTGCTTCGCAACTGCGGCGGGAAGTTCGTTGACGAGGAGGCTGTAAGGTCGCTTGCGGCGTGGCCGGAGAACGTTGGCGAGGAGCTTGCCTACCTGCCGGCGCGCGTGGTGATGCAGGACTTCACGGGCGTACCGGCCATCGTGGACCTCGCGGCGATGCGGAGCGCGATGGCCGCCGTCGGGGGGGACCCGGCGAAGATCAACCCGCTCGTGCCGACCGACCTCGTCATAGACCACTCGGTGCAGGTGGATGCCTTCGGCAACGGGATGGCGCTCCAGATCAACGCCGAGCGCGAGTTCGAGCGCAACCGCGAGCGTTACGAGTTCTTGAAGTGGGGCCAGCAGGCCTTCGACAACTTCTCCGTCGTGCCTCCGGCGACCGGCATCATCCACCAGGTCAACCTCGAGTACCTGGCGAAGGGCGTGTGGATCAAGGACGGCGTCGTGATGCCCGACACGCTCGTGGGCACCGACTCGCACACGACCATGATCAACGGCCTCGGCGTCCTCGGCTGGGGCGTCGGGGGCATCGAGGCCGAGGCCGTTACGCTCGGCCAGCCGTACTACATGCTCCAGCCGGAGGTTATCGGCTTCAAGCTCACCGGCGCGCTCAACGAGGGCGTAACGGCGACCGACCTCGTGCTCACGGTAACGCAGATGCTCCGCAAGAAGGGCGTCGTCGGGAAGTTCGTCGAGTTCTACGGCGAGGGGCTTTCGCAGCTAAGCCTCCCGGACCGGGCGACGATCGGCAACATGTCGCCGGAGTTCGGCTCGACGTGCGCGTTCTTCCCGTTCGACTCGGAGACGGTCCGCTACCTGAGGGGGACCGGCCGTGACGAGGAGCTGTGCGAGCTTCTTGAGACGTACGCGAAGGAGCAGGGCCTCTGGCGGACCGACGAGACCCCCGACCCGCGCTTCACGGAGACGCTGGAGCTCGACCTCGATACGGTCGAGTCGAGCCTCGCCGGGCCGCGGAGGCCGCAGGACAGGATAAGCCTCGGCCAGATGCAGTCCTCCTTCCGCAAGGCGCTCGCCGAGATGACCGGCATCGACTACAACGGCGAGGCAAAGCTTAACGGACACTCCCGCCACGACGTCGAGTCGATGGTCGCGAGCGACACCCCGGCCGACACGGCTGCGGCGACGGGCGAGGGCGACCCGGACCCGACCGCCGGGGAGATCGGGGACGGGCCCGAGGCCGAGATAGACGACAGCTCCGTGACGGTTACGCTCGACGGCGAGGAAGCCTACATAAAGCACGGCTCGGCCGTTATCGCAGCCATAACGAGCTGCACGAACACCTCGAACCCGTCGGTGATGCTCGCGGCCGGGATACTCGCCAAGAAGGCGGTCGAGCGGGGCCTGAGCGTCCAGCCGCACGTAAAGACGAGCCTCGCTCCGGGCTCGAAGGTCGTTACCGAGTACCTGAACACCGCCGGGCTCATGCCGTACCTGGAGGAGCTCAAGTTCAACGTTGTCGGCTACGGCTGCACGACCTGCATCGGGAACTCCGGGCCGCTCCCGGAGGCCGTCTCCGAGGCCGTAAACGAGAACGACCTCGTCGTGGCGTCGGTTCTCTCGGGGAACCGGAACTTCGAGGGGCGCATCAACCCGGACGTGAAGGCGAACTACCTGGCGAGCCCGCCGCTCGTCGTCGCCTACGCGCTCGCCGGGTCGGTCGACGTGGACCTTGAGCACGAGCCGCTCGGCTACGACTCCGAGGGCGAGCCGGTCTACCTGAAGGACATCTGGCCGACGCAGCGCGAGGTCGCCGAGCAGCTCGACGCCGCGCTCGACCCGGAGGTCTACAAGGAGCAGTACGCCGACGTCTACACCGGAAACGAGCAGTGGAACGAGGTGAGCGTCCCGGAGGGCGACCTCTACGAGTGGGACCCCGACTCGACCTACATCCAGGAGCCCGCCTTCTTCAAGGACCTCTCGCCCGAGCCCGAGCCCCTCAGGGACATCGAGGACGCGCGGGTGCTCGTGAAGGTCGGGGACTCCATAACGACGGACCACATCTCTCCGGCCGGGGCCATCCCCTCCAAGATGCCCGCCGGACAGTACCTGCTGGAGAAGGGCGTAGACTCGCGGGACTTCAACTCCTACGGCTCGCGCCGGGGCAACCACGAGGTGATGGTGCGCGGCACGTTCGCCAACATCCGCCTGAAGAACCAGCTCGTAGACAAGGAGGGCGGCTACACCCGCCACTTCGAGAACCCCGAGGACACCGAGGGGACGGAGACCACGATCTACGAGGCGGCCATGCAGTACGCGGAGGACGGCGTCCCGCTCGTCGTTCTCGGGGGCAAGGAGTACGGCTCGGGCTCCTCGCGCGACTGGGCGGCCAAGGGCTCGTTCCTGCTCGGGATAAAGGCCGTTATCGCCGAGAGCTTCGAGCGCATCCACCGCTCTAACCTTATAGGCATGGGCGTCCTCCCGGTCCAGTACGCCGACGGCGAGAACGCCGAGTCCCTCGGGCTCGACGGCACGGAGTCGTTCACGATCCGGGGCCTCGAAGACCTCTCCCCGGGTAAGGAGCTCACCGTCGAGGTCAACGGCGGGGAGAAGGAGTTCAAGGTCGTAGCGCGCGTCGACTCGCCCGTCGAGGTCGAGTACCTCAGAAACGGCGGCATCCTCCAGACGGTGCTGCGCGAGCTCTTGAAGGAAGACCGCTAG